One part of the Streptomyces nigra genome encodes these proteins:
- the lon gene encoding endopeptidase La, whose product MASTSTPLTLPVLPLDDEVVLPGMVVPLDLNDADVRAAVEAAQAAARSTPGKPRVLLVPRIDGTYASTGVLGTVEQVGRLADGDPGALIRGRGRVRIGAGTTGPGAALWVEGTPVDQSVPDPLPGQVAELVKEYKALATAWLRKRGAWQVVDRVQAIDDVSQLADNSGYSPFLTTEQKVELLETADPVARLKLATQQLRDHLAEQDVAETIAKDVQEGVDKQQREFLLRRQLEAVRKELRELNGEQEGEESDDYRARVEAADLPEKVREAALKEVDKLERSSDQSPEGSWIRTWLDTVLELPWNERTEDAYDIQGAKGVLDAEHSGLEDVKERITEYLAVRKRRGERGLGVVGGRRGGAVLALVGPPGVGKTSLGESVAHAMGRKFVRVALGGVRDEAEIRGHRRTYVGALPGRIVRAIKEAGSMNPVVLLDEIDKVGSDFRGDPAAALLEVLDPAQNHTFRDHYLEVELDLSDVVFLATANVLEAIPEALLDRMELVRLDGYTEDEKVVIARDHLLPRQLERAGLNADEVTIDEGALRKLAGEYTREAGVRTLERSIARLLRKVAAQHELGERKLPFSVSEDELRGLIGRPHHVPESAQDPAERRTAVPGVATGLAVTGAGGDVLFVEASLADPETGAAGLTLTGQLGDVMKESAQIALSFLRSRGAELELPVADLKDRGVHIHFPAGAVPKDGPSAGITMTTALASLLSGRLVRTDVAMTGEVSLTGRVLPIGGVKQKLLAAHRAGVTTVIIPKRNEPDLDDVPAEVLDKLDVHAVTDVRQVLELALSPATSDAAREVPAAA is encoded by the coding sequence ATGGCTTCGACGTCCACACCGCTCACCCTGCCCGTGCTGCCGCTCGACGACGAGGTCGTGCTGCCCGGGATGGTGGTCCCCCTGGACTTGAACGACGCCGATGTGCGTGCCGCCGTGGAGGCCGCGCAGGCCGCCGCGCGGTCCACGCCCGGCAAGCCCCGGGTGCTGCTGGTGCCGCGTATCGACGGGACCTACGCGAGCACCGGGGTGCTCGGCACCGTGGAGCAGGTCGGCCGGCTGGCCGACGGTGATCCCGGTGCCCTGATCCGCGGCCGGGGCCGGGTGCGTATCGGCGCGGGCACCACCGGGCCGGGTGCGGCGCTGTGGGTCGAGGGCACGCCCGTCGACCAGAGCGTGCCCGATCCGCTGCCCGGACAGGTGGCGGAGCTGGTGAAGGAGTACAAGGCGCTCGCCACCGCCTGGCTGCGCAAGCGCGGTGCCTGGCAGGTCGTGGACCGGGTGCAGGCCATCGACGACGTCTCGCAGCTCGCCGACAACTCCGGATACTCGCCCTTCCTGACCACCGAGCAGAAGGTCGAGCTGCTGGAGACCGCCGACCCGGTGGCCCGGCTCAAGCTCGCCACGCAGCAGCTGCGCGACCACCTCGCCGAGCAGGACGTGGCCGAGACCATCGCCAAGGACGTCCAGGAGGGCGTCGACAAGCAGCAGCGCGAGTTCCTGCTGCGCCGCCAGCTGGAGGCCGTCCGCAAGGAGCTGCGCGAGCTGAACGGCGAGCAGGAGGGCGAGGAGTCCGACGACTACCGCGCCCGCGTGGAGGCCGCCGACCTGCCGGAGAAGGTCCGCGAGGCCGCGCTCAAGGAGGTCGACAAGCTGGAGCGGTCGAGCGACCAGTCGCCCGAGGGCTCCTGGATCCGGACCTGGCTGGACACCGTCCTGGAGCTGCCGTGGAACGAGCGCACCGAGGACGCCTACGACATCCAGGGCGCCAAGGGCGTGCTGGACGCCGAGCACTCCGGTCTCGAGGACGTGAAGGAGCGGATCACCGAGTACCTCGCGGTGCGCAAGCGGCGCGGTGAGCGCGGCCTCGGTGTCGTCGGCGGGCGGCGCGGCGGTGCCGTGCTGGCGCTCGTCGGCCCGCCCGGTGTCGGCAAGACCTCGCTGGGCGAGTCCGTCGCCCACGCCATGGGGCGCAAGTTCGTGCGTGTCGCCCTCGGCGGTGTGCGCGACGAGGCCGAGATCCGCGGCCACCGCCGTACGTACGTCGGGGCCCTGCCCGGCCGGATCGTGCGGGCGATCAAGGAGGCCGGGTCGATGAACCCGGTGGTCCTGCTCGACGAGATCGACAAGGTCGGCTCCGACTTCCGCGGCGACCCCGCGGCCGCGCTCCTCGAAGTGCTCGACCCGGCGCAGAACCACACGTTCCGGGACCACTACCTGGAGGTCGAGCTCGACCTGAGCGACGTCGTCTTCCTGGCCACCGCCAATGTGCTGGAGGCCATCCCGGAGGCGCTGCTCGACCGTATGGAACTGGTCCGGCTCGACGGCTACACCGAGGACGAGAAGGTCGTCATCGCCCGCGACCACCTGCTCCCGCGCCAGCTGGAGCGGGCGGGACTGAACGCGGACGAGGTCACCATCGACGAGGGCGCGCTGCGCAAGCTCGCCGGCGAGTACACCCGCGAGGCGGGCGTGCGCACCCTGGAGCGGTCCATCGCGCGGCTGCTGCGCAAGGTGGCGGCCCAGCACGAACTGGGCGAGCGGAAGCTGCCGTTCAGCGTCAGCGAGGACGAGCTGCGCGGCCTGATCGGCCGGCCGCACCACGTGCCCGAGTCGGCCCAGGACCCGGCGGAGCGCCGTACGGCCGTGCCGGGCGTGGCCACAGGTCTCGCGGTGACCGGCGCGGGCGGCGACGTCCTGTTCGTCGAGGCGTCGCTGGCCGACCCGGAGACGGGCGCGGCGGGCCTGACGCTGACCGGTCAGCTGGGTGACGTGATGAAGGAGAGCGCCCAGATCGCGCTGAGCTTCCTGCGCAGCCGCGGCGCCGAGCTGGAGCTGCCCGTCGCCGATCTCAAGGACCGGGGCGTGCACATCCACTTCCCGGCGGGCGCGGTCCCGAAGGACGGGCCGAGCGCGGGCATCACGATGACGACGGCGCTCGCGTCGCTGCTCAGCGGACGGCTGGTCCGTACGGACGTGGCGATGACCGGTGAGGTCTCGCTGACCGGCCGGGTGCTGCCGATCGGCGGCGTGAAGCAGAAGCTGCTCGCCGCGCACCGCGCGGGGGTCACGACCGTGATCATCCCCAAGCGCAACGAGCCCGACCTGGACGACGTCCCGGCCGAGGTGCTGGACAAGCTCGACGTCCACGCCGTGACCGATGTCCGCCAGGTGCTGGAGCTGGCCCTGTCGCCGGCCACCAGCGACGCGGCCCGGGAGGTTCCGGCGGCGGCGTGA
- a CDS encoding lysozyme, which translates to MPVHRPEQRHPHSPYPTGLLLTLALALALLVLTAQPSSARDGGTPPRGSAYMGMGVAAHDGTTGVPAGTLAAQTEGVDVSSHQGNVAWSTLWSSGVKWAYVKATEGTYYTNPYFAQQYNGSYNVGMIRGAYHFATPDTTNGATQADYFVDHGGGWSRDGRTLPGVLDIEWNPYGDACFGKSASGMVTWIRDFVNRYKARTGRDPVIYTATSWWKQCTGNSSAFASANPLWIARYAASVGELPAGWSYYTMWQYTSTGPTVGDHDRFNGALDRVVALANG; encoded by the coding sequence ATGCCCGTGCACAGACCCGAACAGCGCCACCCCCACAGCCCGTATCCGACCGGACTCCTGCTCACCCTCGCACTCGCCCTGGCCCTGCTCGTCCTGACCGCCCAGCCGTCGTCAGCGCGGGACGGCGGCACCCCGCCACGCGGCTCCGCCTACATGGGCATGGGCGTCGCGGCGCACGACGGCACCACCGGCGTCCCCGCCGGCACCCTGGCCGCCCAGACGGAGGGTGTCGACGTCTCCAGCCACCAGGGCAACGTCGCCTGGTCGACCCTGTGGTCCAGCGGGGTCAAGTGGGCCTATGTGAAGGCCACCGAGGGGACGTACTACACCAACCCCTACTTCGCCCAGCAGTACAACGGCTCCTACAACGTGGGCATGATCCGCGGGGCGTACCACTTCGCGACCCCGGACACCACCAATGGAGCAACCCAGGCCGACTACTTCGTCGACCACGGCGGCGGCTGGTCCCGCGACGGCCGCACCCTGCCCGGTGTCCTCGACATCGAGTGGAACCCGTACGGCGACGCCTGCTTCGGCAAGTCCGCCAGCGGGATGGTCACCTGGATCCGCGACTTCGTGAACCGCTACAAGGCGCGCACCGGCCGCGACCCCGTCATCTACACGGCGACCAGCTGGTGGAAGCAGTGCACCGGCAACTCCAGCGCCTTCGCCTCGGCCAACCCGCTGTGGATCGCCCGGTACGCCGCGTCCGTGGGCGAACTGCCGGCCGGCTGGAGCTACTACACGATGTGGCAGTACACCTCGACCGGCCCGACCGTCGGCGACCACGACCGCTTCAACGGCGCCCTCGACCGGGTCGTGGCCCTGGCCAACGGCTGA
- a CDS encoding MarR family winged helix-turn-helix transcriptional regulator translates to MHEDGNGDAMAPGPGSSSGGMDQPEFLDLERELTVLFRRARAKQGEMAREVHPDLESAAYGLLVRLDESGQLRATELAAYIGVGKATMSRQLRALEDLGLVAREPDPADGRAWLVHLTEEGRRRVAKVREARRASYVAQMSHWEREEVAELARLLNQLNRGMDH, encoded by the coding sequence GTGCACGAAGACGGCAACGGCGACGCGATGGCGCCCGGACCCGGTAGCTCCAGCGGTGGTATGGACCAGCCCGAGTTCCTGGACCTGGAACGCGAGTTGACGGTCCTCTTCCGGCGCGCCCGGGCCAAGCAGGGCGAGATGGCCCGCGAGGTCCACCCGGACCTGGAGTCGGCGGCGTACGGGCTGCTGGTCCGTCTGGACGAGTCGGGACAGCTGCGGGCCACCGAACTCGCCGCGTACATCGGCGTCGGCAAGGCCACCATGTCGCGCCAGCTGCGCGCCCTGGAGGACCTCGGCCTGGTCGCCAGGGAACCGGACCCGGCGGACGGCCGGGCCTGGCTGGTACACCTCACCGAGGAGGGCCGCCGCCGGGTCGCCAAGGTCCGCGAGGCCCGCCGGGCGAGCTATGTCGCCCAGATGTCCCACTGGGAGCGCGAGGAAGTGGCGGAGCTGGCCCGGCTGCTGAACCAGCTGAACCGGGGCATGGACCATTAA
- a CDS encoding protein phosphatase 2C domain-containing protein — MRTELVSESGDPDRANEDFASVALPASGRGGALVVLDGVTPPRDGAGCVHSVHWFTARLGGALTELTVSLPDVPLAEVLARAIARTAEAHAGTCDLSHPRTPQATVVLARWSAGAVEHLVLSDSALLVESHDGTVTPCLDDRLDRLPASALATHAHVDTYLRNKEGGFFTAAADPAVAERAVTGALPRDEVRTLAALTDGATRWVERFRQGDWRDCLGYVREKGAGALVERVRALERTHPGRGKRHDDATVVYVEL, encoded by the coding sequence ATGCGCACAGAGCTAGTTTCGGAGTCGGGCGATCCGGACCGCGCCAACGAGGACTTCGCGAGTGTGGCCCTGCCCGCTTCGGGGCGGGGAGGGGCCCTCGTCGTCCTGGACGGGGTGACGCCGCCGCGGGACGGGGCGGGGTGTGTGCACTCCGTCCACTGGTTCACCGCACGGCTCGGCGGGGCCCTGACCGAACTGACCGTTTCCCTCCCCGATGTGCCCCTCGCGGAGGTGCTGGCCCGGGCGATCGCGCGCACCGCCGAGGCCCACGCGGGGACTTGTGACCTTTCTCACCCGCGCACGCCCCAGGCAACCGTCGTCCTCGCGCGGTGGTCCGCCGGGGCGGTGGAGCACCTCGTCCTGTCCGACTCGGCCCTGCTGGTGGAGTCCCACGACGGGACGGTGACGCCCTGCCTCGACGACCGACTGGACCGGCTGCCGGCGTCGGCGCTGGCGACGCACGCCCATGTCGACACGTATCTGCGCAACAAGGAGGGCGGCTTCTTCACGGCGGCCGCCGACCCGGCGGTGGCGGAACGGGCGGTGACGGGGGCGCTGCCGCGCGACGAGGTGCGCACCCTGGCCGCGCTGACGGACGGGGCGACCCGCTGGGTGGAGCGCTTCCGGCAGGGCGACTGGCGCGACTGCCTCGGCTATGTCCGCGAGAAGGGCGCGGGGGCGCTGGTGGAGCGGGTACGCGCGCTGGAGCGGACGCACCCGGGGCGCGGCAAGCGGCACGACGACGCGACGGTCGTGTACGTGGAGCTGTGA